TGAGTTCTTCCGATACACCGCCACAAGGGACTTGGGGGTCGCACAGCACAAGATTTATGTCTGCCTCTAGATCATTCACTGAGCTGATACCGGCAGGGTTTCCAATTGGGACCACCATCACCATCGAGTTTGTCGCCACAGGGCGGGGATCCGAGACTGAACCATTTGCGACTGCCTGGTCCATCGACTTTGAATCTGCAGTGATCAGCACGTCTCCCGGGGAGCCATCGGCGAGCTGTTGAACTAGCGTGGACGAGCCAGCATTGACAAAGTCGATGCCAGAGCCGAATAGTTCGACCAACTCGTCGTTGAGTACTCGTGTTGACGCTGCACCGAGGACTGTCACAGAAGTGCCATCGCCAGCACTGGAACTACAGGAAGCCAAGGTGAGCGCTGCTGACGTGATCAACGCAAGGGTAAGAAGTCGGGGCAGGCGCATCGTAATTCTCCGGATTTAAGCAATTTCTTCGCCCTAGAATGATACCCCTAAGTTGCACGTGCGGTGCAGATTTATCCCAGAACACCGCATGCATAACTTAG
The Corynebacterium breve genome window above contains:
- the modA gene encoding molybdate ABC transporter substrate-binding protein, coding for MRLPRLLTLALITSAALTLASCSSSAGDGTSVTVLGAASTRVLNDELVELFGSGIDFVNAGSSTLVQQLADGSPGDVLITADSKSMDQAVANGSVSDPRPVATNSMVMVVPIGNPAGISSVNDLEADINLVLCDPQVPCGGVSEELIEANDLDIAPVSLEHSVSDTLGKVTSGEADAGWVYRTDAASVADEVEVISIPHAEEHPNTLLAAVTTGSTQPEKAAELMDVLTGAEMAQVWTKYGFTPSN